The Candidatus Eisenbacteria bacterium genome has a segment encoding these proteins:
- a CDS encoding NAD(P)-binding domain-containing protein → MSWIARYTRWLHTRWPAGTVEPLPEAGPGGVTRLPGVTVVGDLTGIPLLKFALDTGARAVASVAGSDAARAGGFDLVIIGGGVAGMAAAIEARKRELRFVVLEASEPFSTIANFPKAKPIFTYPHAMTPAGSLQVRATVKESLLAELRSQADAAGIQTVRARAERIERTGDGLRVHVEGGESLLASRVIVAIGKSGSFRRLDVPGEDRDKVLNRLHDPNDYAGKDVLVVGGGDTAVEAAVALVEAGARVTLAHRSDTLTRPKPENLGRLEALRHDPHASVRVEHPTSPQVTTAMDSFAFRAHAPGKLVVKPATRVLEIGERDITLEGPQGAERIPNDVVFPMIGREAPLEFFRASRMPIAGEIRTGGWIALALFLLFCTWLYNWKSGGSMAAFFASRHWFPFNLPDLLGAAGGAIASQARDPGTLLGTLAISAAGPAFWYTLVYSAIIVIFGWARIRRRRTPYVTAQTWTLMAVQVIPLFLLPEIVLPLLGHHGLLPTGLADALFPVADYGHGREYWRAYGLILAWPLNVYNVFTHEPLGWWLAISAVQTLVLIPVAIYFFGKGAYCGWICSCGALAETLGDTERHKMPHGPFWNRLNMAGQAILAIAVLLLGLRVAGWALPDGNAIDRAFDPLLKERYKWIVDVFLAGVIGYGLYFWFSGRVWCRFFCPLAAWMHVVARFSRFAIVPDKKKCISCNVCTSVCHQGIDVMSFANKGAPMRDPQCVRCSACVERCPTGVLQFGQVDRSGRTISLDLIPASPVLMREGGPRTDAGSGAPAPAR, encoded by the coding sequence GTGAGCTGGATCGCCCGCTACACCCGCTGGCTCCATACGCGCTGGCCCGCGGGCACGGTGGAGCCGCTTCCCGAAGCAGGCCCGGGTGGGGTCACGCGCCTTCCCGGCGTCACCGTGGTGGGCGATCTCACGGGCATCCCGCTCCTCAAGTTCGCCCTCGACACGGGCGCCCGGGCGGTCGCGAGCGTGGCCGGATCCGACGCGGCGCGCGCGGGCGGATTCGATCTCGTCATCATCGGCGGGGGAGTCGCCGGAATGGCGGCGGCGATCGAGGCCAGGAAGCGCGAGCTACGGTTCGTGGTCCTCGAAGCGTCGGAGCCCTTCTCCACGATCGCGAACTTTCCGAAGGCGAAGCCCATCTTCACGTATCCGCACGCGATGACGCCCGCGGGGTCGCTCCAGGTGCGCGCGACCGTCAAGGAGAGCCTCCTCGCGGAGCTTCGCTCCCAGGCCGATGCGGCCGGGATCCAGACCGTGCGCGCGCGCGCGGAGCGCATCGAGCGCACGGGCGACGGGCTTCGCGTCCACGTCGAAGGGGGCGAGTCCCTCCTCGCGAGCCGCGTGATCGTGGCGATCGGAAAGAGCGGGAGCTTCCGCAGGCTGGACGTTCCCGGAGAGGATCGCGACAAGGTCCTGAACCGGCTGCACGATCCGAACGACTACGCGGGGAAGGACGTGCTCGTCGTCGGCGGTGGCGACACGGCCGTGGAGGCGGCGGTCGCGCTCGTCGAAGCGGGCGCGAGGGTCACGCTGGCGCATCGCTCGGACACGCTCACGAGGCCGAAGCCGGAGAACCTCGGCAGGCTCGAGGCCCTGCGTCACGACCCTCATGCCTCCGTGCGCGTGGAGCATCCCACCTCGCCGCAGGTGACGACGGCCATGGATTCGTTCGCGTTCCGTGCCCACGCGCCCGGGAAGCTCGTCGTGAAGCCCGCCACGCGCGTCCTCGAGATCGGGGAGCGGGACATCACCCTCGAAGGTCCCCAAGGCGCCGAACGGATTCCCAACGACGTCGTCTTCCCGATGATCGGCCGCGAGGCGCCGCTCGAGTTCTTTCGCGCGTCCCGCATGCCGATCGCGGGGGAGATCCGGACCGGCGGCTGGATCGCGCTCGCGCTCTTCCTCCTCTTCTGCACGTGGCTCTACAACTGGAAGTCCGGCGGTTCCATGGCGGCCTTCTTCGCGTCGCGGCACTGGTTCCCGTTCAACCTGCCCGATCTCCTCGGAGCCGCGGGAGGCGCGATCGCCTCGCAGGCGCGCGACCCCGGCACGCTCCTCGGAACGCTCGCGATCAGCGCGGCGGGGCCGGCCTTCTGGTACACACTCGTCTACTCGGCGATCATCGTGATCTTCGGATGGGCGCGCATCCGCCGTCGCCGGACGCCGTACGTGACCGCCCAGACCTGGACCCTCATGGCGGTGCAGGTGATCCCGCTCTTCCTCCTGCCCGAGATCGTCCTGCCGCTCCTCGGCCACCACGGGCTGCTGCCGACGGGGCTCGCCGACGCGCTCTTCCCGGTCGCCGACTACGGGCACGGACGCGAGTACTGGCGCGCGTACGGGCTCATCCTCGCGTGGCCGCTCAACGTGTACAACGTGTTCACGCACGAGCCGCTCGGATGGTGGCTCGCGATCAGCGCGGTCCAGACGCTCGTCCTGATCCCGGTCGCGATCTACTTCTTCGGGAAGGGCGCCTACTGCGGCTGGATCTGCTCGTGCGGCGCCCTCGCCGAGACGCTCGGGGACACCGAGCGGCACAAGATGCCGCACGGGCCCTTCTGGAACCGGCTCAACATGGCGGGGCAGGCGATCCTCGCGATCGCCGTGCTCCTCCTCGGGCTCCGGGTTGCGGGCTGGGCGCTGCCGGACGGGAACGCCATCGACCGCGCCTTCGATCCGCTCCTCAAGGAGCGCTACAAGTGGATCGTGGACGTGTTCCTCGCGGGCGTGATCGGGTACGGTCTCTACTTCTGGTTCTCGGGGCGCGTGTGGTGCCGCTTCTTCTGTCCGCTCGCGGCCTGGATGCACGTCGTCGCCCGGTTCAGCCGGTTCGCCATCGTGCCGGACAAGAAGAAGTGCATCTCGTGCAACGTCTGCACCTCGGTGTGTCACCAGGGGATCGACGTGATGAGCTTCGCGAACAAGGGCGCTCCGATGCGGGATCCGCAGTGCGTGCGCTGCTCCGCCTGCGTGGAGCGCTGCCCGACCGGCGTGCTCCAGTTCGGCCAGGTGGAT
- a CDS encoding histidine phosphatase family protein: MRVPVTAAFALAFLSTVGILPALASAVPAPHGFEPTTLNSLARCAAPAFSTGPLSGGAASEAAVEPPAKDVSGSGAAPAPPDSVGKGKEFPPLTPRVIDQLRRGGYVIVFRHSTTDWGQRDADVVNFEDRSAQRNLSKPGEEQAATIGKAFATLGIPVGAVKASPMWRCRDTAQIAFGRHETTVDLFQRGGPSRGARVAMLSTPPDSANLVLVTHQDVLLPIVTGLRRDQLKEGDAFVVKPLGEKKFEIEAQVSPEDWLKLGVTAQKSPSKAPTKAVAK, translated from the coding sequence GTGAGGGTTCCCGTCACGGCGGCGTTCGCGCTCGCGTTCCTCTCGACGGTCGGGATCCTGCCCGCGCTCGCGTCTGCCGTTCCGGCTCCGCACGGATTCGAGCCCACGACTCTCAACTCCCTGGCCCGGTGCGCGGCTCCGGCGTTTTCGACGGGACCGCTGTCCGGCGGGGCGGCGAGCGAGGCCGCGGTCGAGCCTCCGGCGAAAGACGTTTCCGGCTCGGGGGCCGCTCCGGCGCCGCCCGACTCGGTGGGGAAGGGCAAGGAGTTCCCGCCGCTGACCCCCCGCGTGATCGATCAGCTGCGACGCGGCGGGTACGTGATCGTGTTCCGGCACTCCACCACCGACTGGGGTCAGCGCGACGCCGACGTCGTGAACTTCGAGGATCGCTCCGCGCAGCGGAATCTCAGCAAGCCCGGCGAGGAGCAGGCGGCCACGATCGGGAAGGCCTTCGCCACGCTCGGGATTCCCGTCGGCGCGGTGAAGGCGAGCCCCATGTGGCGGTGCCGCGACACTGCGCAGATCGCGTTCGGCCGGCACGAGACCACCGTGGATCTCTTCCAGCGCGGAGGACCGAGCCGGGGCGCCCGCGTCGCGATGCTCAGCACTCCTCCGGACTCCGCGAATCTGGTGCTCGTCACCCACCAGGACGTGCTCCTTCCGATCGTGACGGGGCTCCGACGCGATCAGCTGAAGGAAGGCGACGCGTTCGTGGTGAAGCCGCTCGGCGAGAAGAAGTTCGAGATCGAGGCCCAGGTCTCCCCCGAGGACTGGCTCAAGCTTGGAGTGACCGCGCAGAAGTCGCCCTCGAAGGCGCCGACGAAGGCAGTGGCGAAGTAG